A single region of the Agromyces sp. Leaf222 genome encodes:
- a CDS encoding acyltransferase, translating to MTSLRDDASARLEAVSRRDLVIDLARVACILLVVVIHVLMIGVGYAPDGELVVSRPLEAQPWFAAATWVGQIMPLFFAAGGFTALTAWRSLRRKGGDRTDFVRGRVLRLTSPALPLFVFFAVVLGGATIAGVDPALLDTVATGTGSPLWFLAAFLLAQCAVPWMVALHDRAPGATLAVLAVGAVVVDAARITTGIDEIGLLNLAFVWLFVQQLGFWYADGWFRARHPLTLIGLVVAAYVLLGLVVAAGWYSPDMLTNLNPPTVPLLLLGVAQISLLTLLHRPLAALMRTRPAQAVVYLVGSRAMTVYLWHLPVIIIVEGASLLIPGAAPEPGSAIWWATRPIALAVVLGVVFAIAPLLLRFEQVPTTIPAGRRRPGAAAVTAAALLAFVPPFLVLEFFLDLRIAVIGVVLLSLSLWLLRSRPLAPA from the coding sequence ATGACCAGCCTGCGCGATGACGCGTCCGCCCGCCTCGAGGCCGTCTCGCGGCGCGACCTGGTGATCGACCTCGCGAGGGTCGCGTGCATCCTGCTCGTCGTCGTCATCCACGTGCTCATGATCGGCGTCGGGTACGCCCCCGACGGCGAACTCGTCGTGTCGCGGCCCCTCGAGGCGCAGCCGTGGTTCGCCGCGGCCACGTGGGTCGGGCAGATCATGCCCCTGTTCTTCGCCGCCGGCGGGTTCACGGCGCTCACCGCGTGGCGCAGCCTCCGCCGCAAGGGCGGCGACCGCACCGACTTCGTGCGCGGGCGCGTGCTGCGCCTCACCTCGCCCGCACTGCCGCTCTTCGTGTTCTTCGCCGTGGTGCTCGGCGGCGCGACGATCGCGGGCGTCGACCCGGCGCTGCTCGACACCGTCGCCACGGGCACCGGCAGCCCGCTCTGGTTCCTGGCCGCGTTCCTGCTCGCGCAGTGCGCGGTGCCGTGGATGGTCGCGCTGCACGACCGGGCGCCGGGCGCCACGCTCGCCGTGCTCGCGGTCGGGGCCGTCGTGGTCGATGCCGCGCGGATCACGACGGGCATCGACGAGATCGGACTCCTCAACCTCGCGTTCGTCTGGCTCTTCGTGCAGCAACTCGGGTTCTGGTACGCCGACGGATGGTTCCGCGCGCGACATCCGCTCACGCTCATCGGGCTCGTGGTCGCCGCCTACGTGCTGCTCGGCCTCGTCGTCGCGGCGGGGTGGTACTCCCCCGACATGCTCACCAACCTGAACCCGCCGACGGTCCCGTTGCTCCTGCTCGGCGTCGCCCAGATCAGCCTGCTCACGCTGCTGCACCGACCGCTGGCCGCGCTCATGCGCACGCGCCCCGCGCAGGCGGTCGTCTACCTCGTCGGCAGCCGGGCGATGACGGTGTACCTGTGGCACCTGCCGGTCATCATCATCGTCGAGGGGGCCTCGCTGCTGATCCCGGGCGCCGCGCCCGAACCCGGCAGTGCCATCTGGTGGGCGACGCGGCCGATCGCGCTCGCTGTCGTGCTCGGCGTGGTGTTCGCGATCGCCCCGCTGCTGCTGCGCTTCGAGCAGGTGCCGACGACGATCCCGGCCGGGCGCCGGCGACCGGGCGCAGCCGCCGTCACCGCCGCGGCCCTGCTCGCGTTCGTGCCGCCGTTCCTCGTGCTGGAGTTCTTCCTCGACCTGCGCATCGCCGTCATCGGCGTCGTGCTGCTGTCGCTGTCGCTCTGGCTGCTGCGGAGCCGCCCGCTCGCTCCCGCCTAG
- a CDS encoding permease prefix domain 1-containing protein, translating into MTDHRSSGGDLHRLLDEAFAGIEVTPEIQDLKEEIRGNLLARMGELEASGLSQADAARKAIAELGDVRELIDVENDGTADAAGGPTAPATRVGGHTSAARAESATAAALRNRVRPKPGFVVRTVVLSIVGAAALVLLVLGLTPLLALGEGALVGLAVVFGLALGAVTADALSQETTTNHRMPAGRAIGYGAATGLLLAGLAFTPVVIVHLDLAWLVLAGAAVIGAIGALSYLGATQTNRHKPWVVQQHREAANIGTRFEEDPAAGARFGIYTAVIWTIAFVAIPIIGFTAGWIWAPLAFIGGFVAMMLVLARMLFGAKAEKAE; encoded by the coding sequence ATGACCGACCACCGCTCCTCCGGCGGCGACCTGCACCGACTGCTCGACGAGGCCTTCGCCGGCATCGAGGTCACGCCCGAGATCCAAGACCTGAAAGAGGAGATCCGCGGCAACCTGCTCGCACGCATGGGCGAGCTCGAGGCATCCGGACTCTCCCAGGCGGATGCCGCGCGCAAGGCGATCGCCGAACTCGGCGACGTGCGCGAGCTCATCGACGTCGAGAACGATGGCACGGCGGATGCCGCGGGCGGGCCCACCGCGCCCGCGACCCGCGTCGGCGGCCACACGTCCGCGGCCCGCGCCGAGTCGGCGACCGCCGCAGCGCTGCGCAACCGCGTGCGCCCCAAGCCGGGCTTCGTCGTGCGCACCGTCGTGCTCTCGATCGTCGGCGCCGCCGCACTGGTGCTGCTCGTGCTCGGACTCACGCCGCTGCTCGCCCTCGGGGAGGGCGCCCTCGTCGGGCTCGCCGTCGTGTTCGGCCTCGCGCTCGGCGCGGTCACGGCCGACGCCCTGAGTCAAGAGACCACCACGAACCACCGCATGCCCGCCGGGCGCGCGATCGGCTACGGCGCGGCCACCGGCCTGCTGCTCGCGGGTCTCGCCTTCACGCCCGTGGTCATCGTGCACCTCGACCTCGCCTGGCTCGTGCTCGCCGGCGCCGCCGTCATCGGCGCGATCGGCGCCCTGAGCTACCTCGGCGCGACGCAGACCAACCGCCACAAGCCGTGGGTCGTGCAGCAGCACCGCGAGGCGGCGAACATCGGCACCCGCTTCGAAGAGGACCCCGCGGCCGGCGCCCGCTTCGGCATCTACACCGCCGTCATCTGGACCATCGCGTTCGTCGCGATCCCGATCATCGGCTTCACCGCAGGGTGGATCTGGGCGCCGCTCGCCTTCATCGGCGGCTTCGTGGCCATGATGCTCGTGCTCGCGCGCATGCTCTTCGGCGCCAAGGCGGAGAAGGCCGAGTAG
- a CDS encoding PadR family transcriptional regulator, with the protein MTKDTAAGATPDDAFAADLLRGHTDTIVLGVLRRHDSYGFEIYKLIRDATGGAYEIKEATLYASYRRLLRDGLAEAYWGDESQGGRRKYYRITDAGRAAFTQNVAAWVATRTIIDSLLGSTPAAKKGS; encoded by the coding sequence ATGACCAAGGACACAGCCGCCGGCGCGACGCCGGACGATGCCTTCGCAGCCGACCTGCTGCGCGGTCACACCGACACGATCGTGCTCGGCGTGCTCCGTCGGCACGACAGCTACGGCTTCGAGATCTACAAGCTCATCCGCGACGCCACGGGCGGCGCGTACGAGATCAAGGAGGCGACGCTCTACGCGAGCTATCGGCGCCTCCTCCGCGACGGGCTCGCCGAGGCGTACTGGGGCGACGAGTCGCAGGGCGGCCGCCGCAAGTACTACCGCATCACCGACGCCGGCCGCGCCGCGTTCACACAGAACGTCGCCGCCTGGGTCGCGACCCGCACCATCATCGACTCCCTGCTGGGCAGCACGCCCGCAGCCAAGAAGGGCTCCTGA
- a CDS encoding LacI family DNA-binding transcriptional regulator has product MKSTRVTMKDVSVAAGVSQATVSFVLNDKPGETISPETRDRVRRAAAELGYVPNGAARALREGTSRIVILNVARLPHGGTGLAAFIDALDAELERLDHMLLVRYRPGSADIERMTAMVAPRAVLDLDRIYNSPDTDAETADGDWTEGLAAHTAVQVRHLVDLGHTRIGMALPAGRAELDRLAALRLDYAARTLADHGLDAPLPLVMGRDLDEDRRALAEFLDRHPDVTAVAGLDDDTALRVLAAARILEVAVPQRLAVIGFDDAGAGELVSPSLTTVRIDTAGFGRRLAREVLGLPEDPGAAAPTPATVIRRQST; this is encoded by the coding sequence TGCTGAACGACAAGCCCGGCGAGACCATCTCCCCCGAGACGCGCGACCGCGTGCGCCGGGCGGCCGCCGAGCTCGGCTACGTGCCGAACGGCGCCGCGCGCGCCCTCCGCGAGGGCACCTCGCGCATCGTCATCCTGAACGTGGCCAGGCTCCCGCACGGCGGCACCGGGCTCGCGGCGTTCATCGACGCCCTCGACGCCGAGCTCGAGCGCCTCGACCACATGCTGCTCGTGCGCTATCGCCCGGGTTCCGCCGACATCGAGCGGATGACGGCGATGGTCGCCCCGCGCGCGGTGCTCGACCTCGACCGCATCTACAACTCCCCCGACACGGATGCCGAGACGGCCGACGGCGACTGGACCGAGGGCCTGGCCGCGCACACGGCGGTGCAGGTGCGGCACCTCGTCGACCTCGGGCACACGCGCATCGGCATGGCGCTGCCCGCGGGCCGCGCCGAGCTCGACCGCCTCGCCGCACTGCGGCTCGACTACGCCGCGCGCACCCTCGCCGACCACGGTCTCGACGCGCCGCTCCCTCTCGTGATGGGCCGCGACCTCGATGAGGACCGGCGTGCGCTCGCCGAGTTCCTCGATCGGCATCCCGACGTCACGGCCGTCGCCGGGCTCGACGACGACACCGCCCTGCGGGTGCTCGCCGCCGCACGCATCCTCGAGGTCGCCGTGCCGCAGCGCCTCGCCGTCATCGGCTTCGACGACGCGGGCGCCGGCGAGCTCGTCTCCCCCTCGCTCACGACCGTGCGCATCGACACGGCCGGCTTCGGTCGACGCCTCGCCCGCGAGGTGCTCGGCCTGCCCGAGGACCCAGGCGCCGCCGCACCGACGCCCGCCACCGTCATCCGCCGCCAGTCGACCTGA